CCTGCGTTCAGGCTCGAAGAGGTCTCCCACGATGGCTATGGAGATGGGCACCAGCGCACCGGCACCTACGGCCTGAACAACACGCGCGGCTATTAGCCATGTCAGGCTGGTCGTCAGCGCAGCCACAATCGACCCGGCCATGAAGACGAGCATCGACGCCACGTACATATTGCGGTGTCCCCAAACGTCAGACATGCGCCCCATCAGGGGCATCGCGGCAACGTAGCCGAGCAGGTAGCCGGTGATGGTCCACGATGCGCGATCAAGCTCGTTGATCTGCACCCTGAGATCGAACATTATCTCAGGGAGCACCGTGACGATTACGGTCTGGTCGTCGGCAGCGATGAACACTCCAACAAAGACCGGCAGGAGAGCCAGGTAGGGGGACTTCCTGAGGCCACTCATCCGGGTGGTTCTATCGTGACCTGCTCGTTGAATTCAGAGAGCGTGATTGTACGCACGACCCCGTCCGGCTCACTCGCCGTCAATCGCCCGTCCAGTATCGCCCGTGTCAGGTACAGGCTGTCCGAGTCGATGTTAAGGCGCACGTCAACCGTGTTCCCCTCCATCAGGCCGCCGAGCAGCGGTTCGAGGGCTTCCACTGGGAGAGCGCCTTCGATCACGAACTCCGAGTCTGACTTCTCGATGAGCACTGGACTCTGTACTTCCGTCATCATCGACCCGATGCCTCGTTGAGGGTCGAAGAAGCCCAGCGGGCTGACCTCGCGTGCAACCTGTTCCCACGCTCCTGTCAGCGGGTTGGTCATGTAGCTGTCGTCTCCCAACGTGATCAGGCTGGACCGAACGGCAAAGCTGCCTAGAGTGCCAGCGAAATCGACCGACACAGCGTCCGGGTTGACTACCCTGCCATCAGCCTCTGTGACCCGGAGACTCTCCGTCAGGGGTGTGGCACCCTCCCGGTTGTGTTCGAGCTGGAATCGGAAGGTGTTCAGCGCAGACGTCGCCGCACCCGATCGGGTGAGCAGTGCAGCAACGTCAATTGGAGTTGGGGTGGGATCTGGAACAGCGGTGGGGTCTGGCTGTGGACTGTGGCCGCAGCCAACAAGCATGGCTGCGATGAACACTGTTCCAAGCAGAGTGGCGATCGTGGAGTTGACCGTCATGATTTCGTTCGCCGGCCTACGGGCGGCCGTTTCGGCTGGGGACTGATTTGCATTCCTGCTCAGTGGTCCGACGTGACGGACCCAAACAGCAGACTTATGGTGAAGTGCGCTCGCCCTGCCGTGAAGCGCGCAAGCGCCTCGATCCCGTATATGAACGAGGACTACGCCTCCGGGTACCTGCTCTTGTCCGGGGCGAAGATCGAGTCCTGGGGCAGGTCTGGCATCCCCCTACGCCTGACAAAGGCGGACAGGAAGCGACTCGATACCACGGTCAGCGCGGCAGCGCCAGCGATTCCAAGGGGTACTCCCTTGAGAACCTGTCGTCGTGTGAACCCGCGCTTTGGCTCATTTCTGTCGTTCATTCAAAGCTCTCTCTTAGAGGTGGAATTTAGGTACGGCGCCATTATACAGGTATCATCCCGCAGGTGTAAGGCAGACACAGGTACGATCAGGCTCCTTCATTTTCGGCTGTCACTGGAGTAGCTCGTTCGTGGTGAGCCTGTC
The Dehalococcoidia bacterium genome window above contains:
- a CDS encoding LppX_LprAFG lipoprotein, which produces MTVNSTIATLLGTVFIAAMLVGCGHSPQPDPTAVPDPTPTPIDVAALLTRSGAATSALNTFRFQLEHNREGATPLTESLRVTEADGRVVNPDAVSVDFAGTLGSFAVRSSLITLGDDSYMTNPLTGAWEQVAREVSPLGFFDPQRGIGSMMTEVQSPVLIEKSDSEFVIEGALPVEALEPLLGGLMEGNTVDVRLNIDSDSLYLTRAILDGRLTASEPDGVVRTITLSEFNEQVTIEPPG
- a CDS encoding twin-arginine translocation signal domain-containing protein — translated: MNDRNEPKRGFTRRQVLKGVPLGIAGAAALTVVSSRFLSAFVRRRGMPDLPQDSIFAPDKSRYPEA